A window of Auraticoccus monumenti contains these coding sequences:
- a CDS encoding L-rhamnose mutarotase, with product MPQDVRRVCFQLQVEPDRIEEYKRRHDPIWAEMAEALDAAGWHNYSLFLRPDGLLIGYFETDSLERAQAAMATTDVNTRWQAEMGQFFVDLDGAPDTGFLELEEVFNLADQLQRHRGGAGG from the coding sequence ATGCCCCAGGACGTCCGCCGCGTGTGCTTCCAGCTGCAGGTCGAGCCGGACCGGATCGAGGAGTACAAGCGTCGTCACGACCCGATCTGGGCCGAGATGGCCGAGGCGCTGGACGCCGCCGGCTGGCACAACTACTCGCTGTTCCTGCGCCCCGACGGCCTGCTGATCGGCTACTTCGAGACCGACTCGCTCGAGCGGGCCCAGGCGGCCATGGCCACCACCGACGTCAACACCCGCTGGCAGGCCGAGATGGGGCAGTTCTTCGTCGACCTGGACGGCGCTCCCGACACCGGCTTCCTGGAGCTGGAGGAGGTCTTCAACCTCGCCGACCAGCTCCAGCGGCACCGCGGTGGCGCTGGTGGCTGA